Below is a genomic region from Syntrophobacterales bacterium.
GCGCAATCACATCAATTTTCCGCAAATGCTCCCGGGTGTAACGAACGATGGCGCGAAGAGCCCGGTCTCCTTCCGGATGTCCGAAACGATCGTTGACTTCCTTAAAATTGTCAAGGTCTAAATAGACTAACGTGAAGGGGCGTCCATATCGTTGCAGACGGTGACATTCCAGCCCCAGCAGTTCAAAAAAACGGCGGGCATTGGCCGCGCCGGTCAGGTAATCCGTGGATGCCAATGCCTTTTCCCGCTCCAAGGCGCTTTTCAATGCCGACAGGAGCAACAAGACAAAAACAAATAACGAGAATCTGATCAAAATATTTAAAACAGCAACAATTTCGTTCTGGTAGATATGCCCGGAGTAAATACCCGCCGCAAACAGCACCAGAACGCCGGCAAGGACAACGACGATCCCTGGCCATCTGCCGAGAAACCAGGTGACAAAAGCAATCGGCAGCAGATAAAACAGCGAAATGGCGAGCTTTTGTCCGGTAAAAAAATCCAGGATGCCGATTGCTGCGAGCAGGGCAAAACTGACCGCCAGCTTGAAAATTTTACCCTGTTTTTCCAGGAGAGCAAGAATATGCATATTTTCTGTCCTCCATGCGTCGGGAAGGAATGACAACGTCAGGCGTCGGCCCGATTATGCGCCGCAAGGTCAACTATCCCAGGGAGGCGCTGTCGGCAAGCCGAGTTCCCTGAGCTTCTCCGGTGTCGGGACGCCGTCCTTGTCCCAGCCGCGCATCTGGTAGTACCGATCCAGCATTTCCGACAGGGCTTCCGGCGGGCAAAACCGTCCCTCGGAAGGTCCCGCGGGGATGGGCTCGTGCATTACCCGCCAGGGCAGGGTATCGTCTTTTCTGGTCACCCCGCGCCGGCAATTGATGAGCCGCTCCAGATTATAGATACTCTCGCCGCAGCGCTCCAGCCAGGCGGCATCGATGCCCCAGCCAGTAATCAGGTTGACCGCTCGCGCCATGTTCTCCCCGATTGCGGTGGGTCCGAGAATCCCCTCTTCGATGAAGCGGCAGATGACAAGCGAGTCCCCGACGCTGGTGAAATGGTTGCTTTTGACGACATATTCGGGGCGCGTGGCAAACCCCGGATCCGGATGCGTTCCCGGATAAAAGGGGCGGGTATCGTGGTGGCTTCCCCCCCGGGTGGCGACGGCGTATCCCAAGGACAGCTCGCGGAGGCCCCGCGCCGAGTGCCCTGCTATCTCCAGCCCCTTGACCTCGTACAGATATTTTGCGGAATCCTTGCCGAATAGCTCGCTTAGCCTTCGGGAGCCCATTGCGAGAAGCTTGCCGACCCCCTCCTGCCGGGCGGTCAGTTTTACCAGCTCCGCCAGCCCTTTGCCATCCGAAAAATTTACGCGTCCCCCCAAATCTGCTTCCGTGACGATCCCCCGTTCGCTGCATTCCGCAACGAAGGCCAGCGTCACCCCCAGCGAAATGGTGTCCATGCCCAGCAAATCGCAAAGATGCGCCGCGTTGAAGAGGGAGTTGAGGTCGGGATTGTCCAGCATGGAGCCCAGCGCATAGATGGTCTCGTATTCCGGCATTTTTACCGTCTGCCCCTCATACTCGCCAGCGCCAACAGTGACGTTCTTCCCGCAGGCCAGCACGCAGCCGGGGCAGGCGGAGAGCCCCGCCCCGCAGTTCGGTAGGAAATAATCGGCGGAGATCTCCCGCCATTCGTCAAAGGTTTCCCGGGTATTGTTGCGGGTTCCGATCATCCCCTTGGCATTTATCAGGCCGGGGAGCGCCCCGGTCCCGAAACTTGTCATGAGTCCCTTGCTTTTTTTCAGCTCCGGGAACTTCTCCGTAAGAAAAACACGGAGCCCATCCCCGTCGGCAACGGCTGTTTTCAGGCCGCCTTTGACTACGACAGCCTTGAGATTTTTCGAGCCCATGACGGCCCCCTGGCCGCCGCGGCCGGCCGTGCCGAGCCTCTGGCCGCCAGCGACGACGTTGGCGAAGGGGATTTTTCTTTCGCCCGCCGGACCGATTGCCATGCAGACAGACCCCTTGCCGCATTCGCCCTGAAGCATCACGATCGTCTCTTCGGTCGTTTTCCCCCAGACATGGGAAGCATCGCGAATCTCCGCTTTGTCTTCATTGATAAAAAGATAAACCGGCCGGGCAGCCTTGCCCTGAATAAAGATCGCTGTCAATCCGGTGCGCTTTTGGGCAATGGCAAAAGCGCCGCCAAAATTGGAGTCGCAAAACAGGCCGGTCAGCGGGGAAATGACGGCCATGTGGGCGCGGCTTGTCCCCCATAGCGGGGTGTCGGTCAGGGGGCCTACGGCGATCGCCACGCCGTTTTTTTCGCCGAGCGGATCGACATTTGCGGGAACGCGCTCACCGATCAGTTTCGCCGCGAATCCGTTCCCGCCGATGAATTTGCGGGCGTCTTCAGCCGGCAGCGTTTCCCGGTCGGCAATGCCTGATGAGAGATCAACATGGAGAATCATTCCGTTAGAACTGTTCGTCAGCATCTTTTCCCTCCTGAAGGTTTGCTGCAGCAAGCAACAGCCTGCGCCCCGGAAAAGCTTTTTCGCCGGATTAGGCCTCCGGCGTCTCTACATGCACGGCTTAGATAACAACTGTCAAGCAAAAACCGCCTGGAAAAGAAGCAGCATTCCGATGATGATCAGCATTACGTGGATCAGCCGGTCGAAACGCCCCGGCAGAATAAAACGCTGGAGCCGCCTCCCGAGCAATAAGGCAAGGAGCGTAACCGGCAGCGAAAGCAGAAAGTAATGGAGTACGGCCGGACTCCAGAGGCCTCCTATGCCGTGGCCGGCAACGATGATAATGCTCGACGGCAGGAAATAACCCTGCAATGTTGCCCGGAATTCGTCGGGTCGCCAGCGGCGCAGCGTACCATAGATGACTACCGGAGGACCGTTGGAGTTATAGGCCCCGCCCAGGATGCCGGCAATAAAGCCAAAGGGATAGGCCAGCCATTCCTTCTTCAGCGCGTCCAGCTGCGGCTTGGCCAGGGAATAGCCGGAAAACCCGATGATGATCAGGGCAAGCAAAATTTTTCCCACGTCTTCGTAAGCGCTTTTCACGACGAAGGTTCCGAGCGGAATGCCCAGTGCGGTTGCCGCCAGAAGACGCCAGGCGCTGCGCAAATCCACGTCCTTCCAGTTTTGCAGCAGGATGCAAACGGCCAGAACGAGCGAGAGGAGTGCTACAAGCGGAGTCGCCGTTTTCATGCCGATTCCGGTCAGCGCCAGCAGGGGCATGGCGACCAGGGCGTTTCCGAAACCGGAAACCGTACGCACCAGGGCGGAGGCAAAAACAACGAGCAGAATGACAACCACGAGGCCGTCAACAATCATCGCGCGGCACTTGGAACGTATGCGGGAATGGATATTTTCTCACTCTTCATCCTTTGACTTCCCCTCGATCATTCATTGGGCAACCTGGCGCATTTGCGTTCTTGTGCGGCTTGGGCAGCGGCGATATGGACCGATACAGGGCGCTCAGGCCTTCTACGTTCATCCCTTGGAAAAGGCCGCTGTTTGTGCCGAGGATGAATCTTTTTCCGGTAGCCAGCCGCTGAATGGCCGCAGTCAAATCCGGCAGCCGCGCCGAATCGCCCGCCTGGATGGCATCGTTTATATCCAGATGTCCCCACAGGCAAAGGGCATTCCCGACTTCCTGCTGCAACCGGGCCATGTCCATCCCCGAGGATTTATCAAGGCAGTGCAGGCCGCTGAACCCCGCGTCAATGATATCCGGGATTACCTCTCTATAATTGCCGTCGGAATGATAGAACGCAAGCAGATTATGCTCCGCCGCCGCCGCTGTCTGTCGGGCCAGGGACGGGAAAAAGTACTCGCGGAGAACCGCGGGCCTCGTCATGAGACCGCTGCCAAAGGCGATGTCGTCTGCCAGAATAACCCCGTCAACCCCACTTTTTGCCAGAAACGCGATCAGGGTTTTATTCAGCTTCTCCACCTGCTGGATGAATCCACGGAGCGCCGCCGGCGCTGTCTTATCCAGCAGCAAAAAGTTCCGAAAGCCCAGGAGACGCAAACCCCATTCAAACGCCCCATCCAACAGGGCAAAGGTAAACAGCAGGGTCTCCGCCGTCCATTTTTTTAAATCAGGCCACAAACACTCGGCGGGGTGGGGCAGTCGTTTTACATTTTGAGGATAAACGGGCGAGATCGTAAAAATATCGAGATTCATTCGGGAAACGAAGGACAAAGTTTCTTCGAAATCGCTCCGCTCCCCTTTTTCGGCCTGCCGGATGAGGGCATGATCAATGCACAACTCGCCGATGGGAATCCGCTCCTGCACTCCCTCGGTCATGCTCTGAAATATCCAGTCACAAGCGCTCTTTTTCACAGCATCAGCCCCAATTCCCCGGTCATCTCTCCAACCCGAAAACGCTGAAATCACGGCGGTTGTCCGCTTGTCAAAGGGACAAGCAGGGCGCCCACGGTAATTTTGTTCTGTCAGCAACAGGCGGAAAATCGCGGGTTTTACACTTCCGTCCTTCATTTAAAAGCAGGCACTTGTATGGAGAACAAATTACCGTGGCAGGGCGCCGCGCCGGGCGATTTTTCTATCCCGCCTTGTAGCCGCCGAGATTGGCCAGGGCGACGCTTCCCGGGCTGATTACCGACTGGTCAATCTTGACATTGACGCAGGCGGTTTTTCCGGAGGCGAAGGCCCGTTCCAGGGCGGGGCGGATATCCTCGGGCTTTTCGACGAGCTCCCCGAAGCCGCCCATTGCCTCGACCATTTTGTGGTAATCCACCCAGTTCAATTCCGTCCCGTTATTGATATGATGGCCCATCCGCAACTGCTGGCTGTGCATGATCATTCCCCAGGCCTGATCGTTGGCGACGACCGCGACGATCGGCAGGCCCTTGCGGATCGCCGTGTTGAATTCCATGAAGTTGAAGCCCACCGAGCCGTCGCCGGTGACGAGCAGAACTCGCTTGCCGGGATGCTTCAACTGCGCGGCATTCGCATAGGGGATGCCGATGGCAAGGCTGCCGTACAGTCCGTAATCGAGGTAATGGCCGCCCCGGAGGATCGTTCTGGTCATGCCCATCCAGGTGGCGGTATCTCCCCCGTCGGCAACGACGATGTCGTCATCCCGGTTCATGAAATCGTTGATCTCCCGGGCCAGCCGCATCGGATGGATCGGCAGTGCGGCTGAATTCCAGAGAGGTTCGGCCTGTTTTTTGCCATCCGCTTCGTACTGGCGGACGGTTTCCAGCCAGGGCCGGAACTGTTCGCGCAGAGAGGCGCTGGAGGTTTCCTCTTCGAGCAGGCCGTTTGTCTCCGCCAGAAACGCCTTGAGGTCGCTGACGATTCCCAGCTCAATCGTCCGGTTCCTGCCGATCTCTTCGGGGGAGATATCGACCTGAATGAATTTTGCGCCCGATGGGAAGATGTCTCCGAAGATGTAGAAAAGACTGAGGCGATTGCCCAGAA
It encodes:
- a CDS encoding GGDEF domain-containing protein: MHILALLEKQGKIFKLAVSFALLAAIGILDFFTGQKLAISLFYLLPIAFVTWFLGRWPGIVVVLAGVLVLFAAGIYSGHIYQNEIVAVLNILIRFSLFVFVLLLLSALKSALEREKALASTDYLTGAANARRFFELLGLECHRLQRYGRPFTLVYLDLDNFKEVNDRFGHPEGDRALRAIVRYTREHLRKIDVIA
- a CDS encoding aldehyde ferredoxin oxidoreductase family protein; protein product: MLTNSSNGMILHVDLSSGIADRETLPAEDARKFIGGNGFAAKLIGERVPANVDPLGEKNGVAIAVGPLTDTPLWGTSRAHMAVISPLTGLFCDSNFGGAFAIAQKRTGLTAIFIQGKAARPVYLFINEDKAEIRDASHVWGKTTEETIVMLQGECGKGSVCMAIGPAGERKIPFANVVAGGQRLGTAGRGGQGAVMGSKNLKAVVVKGGLKTAVADGDGLRVFLTEKFPELKKSKGLMTSFGTGALPGLINAKGMIGTRNNTRETFDEWREISADYFLPNCGAGLSACPGCVLACGKNVTVGAGEYEGQTVKMPEYETIYALGSMLDNPDLNSLFNAAHLCDLLGMDTISLGVTLAFVAECSERGIVTEADLGGRVNFSDGKGLAELVKLTARQEGVGKLLAMGSRRLSELFGKDSAKYLYEVKGLEIAGHSARGLRELSLGYAVATRGGSHHDTRPFYPGTHPDPGFATRPEYVVKSNHFTSVGDSLVICRFIEEGILGPTAIGENMARAVNLITGWGIDAAWLERCGESIYNLERLINCRRGVTRKDDTLPWRVMHEPIPAGPSEGRFCPPEALSEMLDRYYQMRGWDKDGVPTPEKLRELGLPTAPPWDS
- a CDS encoding sulfite exporter TauE/SafE family protein; translation: MIVDGLVVVILLVVFASALVRTVSGFGNALVAMPLLALTGIGMKTATPLVALLSLVLAVCILLQNWKDVDLRSAWRLLAATALGIPLGTFVVKSAYEDVGKILLALIIIGFSGYSLAKPQLDALKKEWLAYPFGFIAGILGGAYNSNGPPVVIYGTLRRWRPDEFRATLQGYFLPSSIIIVAGHGIGGLWSPAVLHYFLLSLPVTLLALLLGRRLQRFILPGRFDRLIHVMLIIIGMLLLFQAVFA
- a CDS encoding thiamine pyrophosphate-binding protein translates to MDKVIGAQLAAEALQERKVDYIFSLSGGHITPIYQYLENTGITIFDTRHEQAALFMAEAWGRMNRKPAVAMVTAGPGFTNALTGVASARLANAPLVLIAGCVGLESREKLDLQDMSQLPVIEPMVKKALVCSVPERIPEYIDMAFRIAGSGRPGPVYLELPCDILNAAVDLTKVRRLHTAIASRPVDRENAKKALAMIRKAKNPVAIAGSGAWYADAEKELIEFVEKTGIPAFTAGAGRGVIPDTHPLCFESSLAIRPGAAMMSLMTTDLVIFLGNRLSLFYIFGDIFPSGAKFIQVDISPEEIGRNRTIELGIVSDLKAFLAETNGLLEEETSSASLREQFRPWLETVRQYEADGKKQAEPLWNSAALPIHPMRLAREINDFMNRDDDIVVADGGDTATWMGMTRTILRGGHYLDYGLYGSLAIGIPYANAAQLKHPGKRVLLVTGDGSVGFNFMEFNTAIRKGLPIVAVVANDQAWGMIMHSQQLRMGHHINNGTELNWVDYHKMVEAMGGFGELVEKPEDIRPALERAFASGKTACVNVKIDQSVISPGSVALANLGGYKAG